One Mugil cephalus isolate CIBA_MC_2020 chromosome 10, CIBA_Mcephalus_1.1, whole genome shotgun sequence genomic window carries:
- the hbp1 gene encoding HMG box-containing protein 1, with amino-acid sequence MDESFDPLKCSEDLPSSPGCHMDYDDMPELQEVEEDQRSPGLFQVGAVSHQELSCSPSTNWLAELANIATSPQSPLLKDAPHKRSSPVHIFGNSNSLHSYARPPLASSAPNPSRGHLRERRRVRASSESESGVFSMSSSFSDDEDMAWSHSWPSTAWHCFLKGTRLRFHRGPNVEWQEADELRDSDDDSDDETMMPSSSSVKRYGSGGLKLMSHEETVSYGQAVLKLTFDPGSPDEGLLTAECRLDHPFFVKSKGWSSFYPSLTVVHHGIPCYEMQLGDVCLPPNHPDAINCDDSVVFDTFRSYDFTPLDSSAVYVLSSMARQRRASLSSGGAVSPDCDKLERSCSPQSSSGKSNRSHNSGTASGATPTKCKRPMNAFMLFAKKYRVEYTQMYPGKDNRAISVILGDKWKKMKSEERRMYTMEAKALAEEQKRLNPDCWKRKRTNSGSQQT; translated from the exons ATGGACGAGTCTTTTGATCCACTCAAGTGTAGCGAAGACCTGCCCTCCTCACCTGGGTGCCACATGGATTATG ATGACATGCCGGAgctgcaggaggtggaggaggaccagAGGTCTCCGGGGTTATTTCAGGTTGGAGCTGTGTCTCACCAGGAGCTCAGCTGCTCCCCTAGCACCAACTGGCTTGCTGAATTGGCCAACATTGCCACCAGTCCTCAGAGTCCCCTACTGAAGGATGCCCCACATAAGAG atcatcTCCAGTTCACATTTTTGGCAACAGTAATAGTTTACATTCCTACGCCCGGCCCCCTTTAGCCAGTAGCGCACCCAACCCGTCCAGAGGCCACCTGAGGGAGCGTAGGCGTGTCAGG GCCAGCAGTGAATCAGAGTCAGGGGTTTTCTCAATGTCCTCATCGTTTTCTGATGACGAAGACATGGCCTGGTCTCATTCCTGGCCCTCCACTGCCTGGCATTGCTTCCTAAaag GAACCCGCCTGCGCTTCCATCGAGGTCCTAACGTGGAGTGGCAGGAAGCTGATGAACTCAGGGATTCAGATGATGACTCAGATGATGAAACCATGATGCCATCCTCATCCTCTGTCAAG AGGTATGGTTCAGGTGGACTGAAGTTGATGAGCCATGAAGAAACAGTATCTTATGGACAAGCTGTTCTTAAACTGACCTTTGACCCGGGCTCGCCAGATGAAGGCCTTCTAACAGCCGAATGCCGTTTGGATCACCCATTTTTTGTCAAAAGTAAAG GGTGGTCCTCCTTTTATCCAAGCCTCACTGTGGTGCACCATGGGATCCCCTGCTATGAGATGCAGCTGGGAGATGTGTGCCTGCCACCAAACCACCCAGATGCCATTAACTGTGATGACTCAGTCGTCTTTGATACTTTCAGAAG TTACGACTTCACCCCACTAGATTCCTCAGCAGTGTACGTTCTGAGCAGCATGGCTCGTCAGCGCAGGGCCTCCCTGTCCAGCGGAGGTGCCGTAAGTCCAGACTGTGATAAACTCGAGCGCTCCTGCTCCCCGCAATCCTCCAGCGGCAAATCAAACCGAAGCCACAACTCAGGGACAGCCAGTGGTGCCACGCCTACGAAATGCAAGCGGCCAATGAATGCCTTCATGCTCTTCGCCAAGAAATACAGAGTGGAGTACACGCAGATGTACCCCGGGAAGGACAACAG AGCCATTAGCGTCATCCTGGGGGACAagtggaagaagatgaagagtgaggagaggaggatgtaCACCATGGAGGCCAAGGCTTTGGCTGAGGAGCAGAAAAGACTCAATCCAGACTGCTGGAAACGTAAAAGAACCAACTCA GGTTCCCAGCAGACCTAG